Proteins encoded together in one bacterium window:
- a CDS encoding putative LPS assembly protein LptD, with protein sequence MISQPPSQRAATRSVLPAWGLLLLSAGLAPAAGAASFNPADYLVGSGYSPARDSIVTYTADSLFMEVQSRRTLLSGSSRLSFLGMTLESPEILVDWERDRVEAWSTGDEALAEGCGGNLGLGGGQRLAGRADARTGVAPRPPERPDSLALDARLPWPVFSDGNQVLYGRWMSLDINTRQGFIRDGRAAEDLSLYGGTRIKRVATREMHVSDAVFTTCDEDCPHFHFEARRLKMLMRDRVFASDVTLHFGQVPTLYSPVALFSLKRGRASGLILPSYGQTEQQGRKLDHLGWYWAAADTWDTQLRLSYAELGPDWLFESITRYKWRAADRGSLSGSYNVARTSSREGWDLRWSHDQALTPYISLRSKVALASSKQYYQETSDNQEIRLTQNLSSNLSLSGLFPDQGVRWTLNGSGNQNLETGITSGSLPVLDLSFPTWTPLRSLASDRSRGARGTASASGAGAGAAAGVGDWLAGSTLKLSSRAENRYEMDGLDLWQARSQRGARHNLGFSVPGKVGALALTPSINATSVWVDETSEWTRRPDGALDARVRSGFAARQTFNTSLSASTQFYGIVYPRLGGLEALRHVVSPSLSATWTPDFSTSGWGYVKEARQGDSLLLRLDRFRSSIYGATPSRESLALNMSLGQLWQSKWTTRQPAADDSLGGGGSPPAGGGRRPPPRSVKSDLLRLTTSTSYDFMLDSMKLSNISSNWSLDPLQAAGLRLGPLGSLNLQMSTVHSPYQVNPATGQRIARYAWQDGRLPRLASTSVTVSTRFSGGRSRAAAEPVPADDEENRFSPRFGSADLGIPWDLSTTWSWSLDKSNPLHPSKRSLVNLRGSLNLARHWKVSSGLHYDLEARSFSSQSINVYRDMHCWEGHFTWDPRRSSYHLLIRVKSDLLEDLKWDKRKGRTGVYASF encoded by the coding sequence ATGATCAGCCAGCCTCCATCGCAGCGTGCTGCCACGAGATCGGTTCTGCCGGCGTGGGGCCTTCTCCTGCTGAGCGCGGGTCTGGCCCCCGCGGCCGGGGCGGCCAGCTTCAACCCGGCCGACTACCTGGTCGGCAGCGGTTACTCGCCGGCCCGTGATTCCATCGTCACCTACACGGCGGACAGCCTCTTCATGGAGGTGCAAAGTCGCCGCACCCTGCTCAGCGGCTCATCCCGCCTCTCCTTCCTGGGCATGACCCTGGAAAGCCCCGAGATCCTGGTGGATTGGGAGCGTGACCGGGTGGAGGCCTGGTCCACCGGCGACGAAGCGCTGGCCGAAGGCTGTGGTGGCAACCTGGGACTGGGCGGAGGGCAACGCCTGGCGGGACGGGCGGACGCCCGGACGGGGGTGGCGCCCCGTCCGCCGGAGCGGCCGGACTCCCTGGCCCTGGACGCCCGCCTGCCCTGGCCGGTCTTCAGCGACGGCAACCAGGTCCTTTACGGGCGGTGGATGTCCCTCGACATCAACACGCGGCAGGGATTCATCCGGGACGGGCGGGCGGCGGAGGATCTCAGCCTCTACGGCGGCACCCGCATCAAGCGTGTCGCCACGCGCGAGATGCACGTGTCCGACGCCGTCTTCACCACCTGCGACGAGGATTGCCCCCACTTCCACTTCGAGGCTCGCCGGCTCAAGATGTTGATGCGCGACCGTGTCTTCGCCAGCGACGTGACCCTGCACTTCGGCCAGGTCCCCACCCTCTATTCGCCGGTCGCCCTCTTCAGCCTGAAGCGGGGCCGCGCCAGCGGACTGATCCTCCCCAGCTACGGCCAGACCGAACAACAGGGGCGCAAGCTGGACCATCTGGGCTGGTACTGGGCCGCCGCCGACACCTGGGACACGCAGCTCCGGCTCAGCTACGCCGAACTGGGTCCCGACTGGCTCTTCGAGAGCATCACGCGCTACAAGTGGCGTGCGGCCGACCGGGGCAGCCTGTCGGGCAGCTACAACGTGGCCCGCACCAGTTCGCGGGAGGGCTGGGACCTGCGCTGGTCCCACGACCAGGCGCTGACGCCCTACATCAGCCTTCGCTCCAAGGTGGCGCTGGCCTCCAGCAAGCAATACTACCAGGAGACCAGCGACAACCAGGAGATCCGCCTCACCCAGAATCTTTCCAGCAACCTCAGTCTCTCCGGTCTCTTTCCCGACCAGGGGGTGCGCTGGACCTTGAACGGCTCGGGCAACCAGAACCTGGAGACAGGCATCACCAGCGGCAGCCTGCCTGTGCTGGACCTGAGCTTCCCCACCTGGACTCCGCTGCGCTCGCTGGCTTCGGACCGCTCGCGGGGCGCCCGCGGCACGGCCTCCGCGTCAGGAGCGGGAGCGGGAGCGGCGGCGGGGGTGGGAGACTGGTTGGCCGGTTCCACCCTGAAGCTGTCCAGCCGGGCGGAGAACCGTTACGAGATGGACGGCCTGGATCTCTGGCAGGCGCGGAGCCAGCGCGGGGCGCGCCACAACCTGGGATTCTCCGTGCCCGGCAAGGTGGGCGCCCTGGCCCTTACTCCTTCCATCAACGCCACTTCCGTCTGGGTGGACGAGACGAGTGAATGGACGCGGCGGCCCGACGGCGCCCTTGATGCGCGGGTCCGCTCCGGCTTCGCGGCGCGCCAGACCTTCAACACGAGCCTCTCCGCCTCCACCCAGTTCTACGGCATCGTCTATCCGCGCCTGGGGGGTCTGGAGGCCCTGCGCCATGTGGTCAGCCCCTCCCTCTCCGCCACCTGGACGCCGGATTTCTCGACCTCCGGCTGGGGCTACGTGAAAGAGGCGCGCCAGGGCGACAGCCTGCTCCTGCGGCTCGACCGCTTCCGCAGCTCCATCTATGGCGCCACGCCCTCGCGCGAGAGCCTGGCCCTCAACATGTCCCTGGGCCAGCTCTGGCAGAGCAAATGGACCACGCGCCAGCCCGCCGCCGATGACAGCCTGGGGGGCGGAGGCTCCCCGCCGGCGGGAGGCGGAAGGCGTCCCCCGCCCCGTTCCGTCAAGAGCGACCTGCTGCGCCTGACCACCTCCACGTCCTATGACTTCATGCTGGACAGCATGAAGCTGTCCAACATCAGCAGCAACTGGTCCCTGGACCCGCTCCAGGCGGCCGGCCTGCGCCTGGGCCCCCTGGGCAGCCTCAACCTGCAGATGAGCACGGTGCACAGCCCCTACCAGGTGAATCCCGCCACCGGTCAGCGCATCGCCCGCTATGCCTGGCAGGATGGGCGCCTGCCCCGCCTGGCCTCCACCAGCGTCACGGTCAGCACGCGTTTCAGCGGGGGCCGGAGCCGCGCCGCGGCGGAGCCGGTGCCGGCGGACGACGAGGAGAACCGTTTCTCGCCGCGTTTCGGCAGCGCCGATCTCGGCATTCCCTGGGACCTCAGCACCACCTGGTCCTGGAGCCTGGACAAGAGCAACCCCCTCCATCCCAGCAAGCGCAGCCTCGTCAACCTGCGCGGCAGCCTCAATCTGGCCCGGCACTGGAAGGTGTCCAGCGGCCTGCACTACGACCTCGAGGCGCGCAGCTTCTCCTCGCAGAGCATCAACGTCTATCGCGACATGCACTGCTGGGAGGGGCACTTCACCTGGGATCCGCGCCGCTCCTCCTACCACCTGCTCATCCGGGTGAAAAGCGACCTGCTTGAAGACCTCAAATGGGACAAGCGCAAGGGACGCACCGGGGTCTACGCTTCCTTCTGA
- a CDS encoding acetyl-CoA hydrolase/transferase C-terminal domain-containing protein, with protein MSWVTRYRERCVSAEEAVRVVKSGDTVHIHPGCAIPTRLVNAMSARWQELENVEILHILTFNPAPYVAPEMKGHFHHTALFTGANVREAVNEGRADYVPVFLSEIPALFRNEYPIDVSIIHVSPPDEHGFCSYGIGDEVTKPATEAARIVIAQVNPRMPRVHGDNFIHVSKIKAFVEVDDPLVEIVQGTVSERNKAIGRNVAGLIEDGSTLQMGIGGIPDAVLLYLEDKRDLGIHTEMFSDGVVKLVEEGVITNDRKTFHPGKMVASFCMGTKRLYDFVADNPLIEFHPSHYVNDPFNVARNERMVAINSAISVDLTGQVNSDSIGTRIYSGFGGQVDFIRGAARSAGGKPIIALPATAKSDTQSRIVPTLAPGAGVVTSRADVHYIVTEFGVAYLHGKSIRQRTRALIDIAAPAFREELERQARELKYL; from the coding sequence ATGAGCTGGGTGACCCGCTACCGGGAGCGCTGCGTCAGCGCCGAGGAGGCGGTCCGCGTGGTGAAGAGCGGGGACACGGTGCATATCCACCCGGGTTGCGCCATCCCCACACGGCTCGTCAACGCCATGTCGGCCCGCTGGCAGGAATTGGAGAATGTTGAGATCCTGCACATTCTCACCTTCAATCCGGCGCCCTATGTGGCGCCCGAGATGAAGGGGCACTTCCACCACACGGCGCTCTTCACCGGCGCCAATGTGCGGGAGGCGGTCAACGAGGGGCGAGCCGACTACGTGCCCGTCTTCCTCTCCGAGATTCCCGCCCTTTTCCGCAACGAGTATCCCATCGACGTCTCCATCATCCACGTCTCGCCGCCCGATGAGCACGGCTTCTGCAGCTACGGGATCGGCGACGAGGTGACCAAGCCCGCCACCGAGGCGGCCCGCATCGTCATCGCCCAGGTCAACCCGCGCATGCCCCGGGTCCATGGCGACAACTTCATCCATGTCAGCAAGATCAAGGCCTTCGTCGAGGTGGACGATCCCCTTGTGGAGATCGTGCAGGGTACGGTCAGCGAACGCAACAAGGCCATCGGGCGCAACGTGGCCGGCCTGATCGAGGACGGGTCCACCTTGCAGATGGGCATCGGCGGCATTCCCGACGCCGTCCTGCTCTACCTGGAGGACAAGCGCGATCTGGGCATCCACACCGAGATGTTTTCGGACGGGGTGGTCAAGCTGGTGGAGGAGGGGGTCATCACCAATGACCGCAAGACCTTCCACCCGGGCAAAATGGTCGCCAGCTTCTGCATGGGCACCAAGCGACTCTATGATTTCGTGGCGGACAACCCGCTGATCGAGTTCCATCCCAGCCATTACGTCAACGACCCCTTCAACGTGGCCAGGAACGAACGGATGGTGGCGATCAACAGCGCCATCTCAGTGGATCTGACCGGCCAGGTGAACAGCGACTCCATCGGCACCCGCATCTATAGCGGTTTCGGCGGACAGGTGGACTTCATCCGCGGCGCCGCTCGCTCCGCCGGCGGCAAGCCGATCATCGCCCTGCCGGCCACGGCCAAGTCGGACACGCAGAGCCGCATCGTGCCCACGCTGGCCCCGGGTGCCGGCGTCGTCACGTCCCGGGCCGATGTCCACTACATCGTCACGGAGTTCGGTGTGGCCTATTTGCACGGCAAGAGCATCCGCCAGCGGACGCGAGCCCTCATCGACATCGCCGCACCCGCTTTCCGCGAGGAACTGGAGCGCCAGGCCCGGGAGCTCAAGTACCTGTAG